CGCCCTGGCTCGCGCGCGAGGCGGCCGGCCAGGCCGCGCCGGCGCCGCTGCCGGCGCGCTTCCGGCGCGTGCTGCTGGTGGAGGCCGCGATACTGCTGGCGGTCGTCGTGGCGGCGGCATGGCTGGCATCGACGTCGCCGCCCGCCGATCTCATGTCCTGACCGCGCCGGGAAGACCGCCGCAGCGTGCGCGGCCGCGGCGGCTCCTTTCAGCAGTTTGTACCGCACGACCGTGCCGGCACGCGACAACGTTGCGTTCTGCATGCGGCCTCTGGCGCCCCGGCGCGCACGGCGTTAGCATCCGTCGGGCCGCCCAAAAACCGCACACCAGGAGGAACCGTGGACCAGCACATCGCCCGCACCGGGATAACGTATCGCCGCATGCACAAGCACGATCTCGAAGGGGCGCACCGCCTGTCGCAATCGCTGCGCTGGCCGCACCGGCAGCAGGACTGGGACTTCATCCACCGGCTCGGCATGGGCTTCGTCGCCGAGGCGGACGACACGGTGGTCGGCACCATCATGTGCTGGAGCCACGGCAGCGAATTCGCCTCGATCGGCATGGTCATCGTCAGCCAGGAGTGGCAGGGCCACGGCATCGGCCGCAAGCTCATGTCGATGGCGATGGGCGAACTGGGCAAGCGCAACATCGTCCTGCACTCGACGGACGTCGGCGCAAAACTCTACCAGGGCCTCGGCTTCGGGCAGACCGGCGCGATCTGCCAGCACCAGGGCAGCGTGTTCGGCACGAAGCTGATGGCCCTGCCCCCCGGCGAGCGGATCCGCCCCCTGGGCTCGCGCGAGGACGCGGCGCTGGCCGCGCTGGGCGCGCGCGCCGCCGGCATGCCGCGCGCCACCGTGCTGGCCGCGCTGCGCGAGGTGGCCGAGTGCGTGGTGATCGACCGCTACGACGAATTGATCGGCTACGCGATGTTGCGCCGCTTCGGCCTCGGCTACGTCATCGGCCCGGTGGTCGCCCCCGACATCGAACGCGCCAAGGCCTTGATCAGCCACTGGACCGGCACCTATGCCGGCGCCTTCGTGCGGATCGACGTGCCGGCCAGCTGCGGCCTGGGCGCATGGCTCGACGAACTGGGCCTGCTGCAGGTCGACACCGTGACGACGATGGTGCGCGGCGAGCCTCCCCTCCCGGACGGGACGGTGCGCCAGTTCGCCATCGTCAACCAGGCCCTCGGCTGATGCCGCGGCCGATCTTCCTGTACAAGGCCGACCCGGTACGCGGGGCGGAGTGGGCGGAGTGCTTCGAGCGCAAGGCGCCCGAACTGGAATTCCGTCAATGGCCGCTCGACGCGGAGGCCGAGCGGGTACGCTACCTGGCGGCCTGGGAGCCGCCGCAAGATCTCGCGCGCTTTCCCCGGCTGGAGCTCGTGTTCTCGGTGGGCGCCGGGATCGACCAGTTCGACTTCGCGCGCGTCCCGCCGCACCTGCCCGTGCTGCGCATGGTGGAGCCGGGCATCGTCGACGGCATGGTCGAATACGCGACCCTGGCGGTGCTGGCCCTGCACCGCGACTGGCCCGCATACCGCGAACAGCAGCGCGACCGCCGGTGGGAGGCGCACCGCGTCCGTACCGCGGCCTCGCGCCGCGTCGGCGTCCTCGGCCTCGGCATGCTGGGGCGCGCCGTGCTGGACAAGCTGCGCGGCTTCGGTTTTCCCTGCGCCGGCTGGAGCCGTTCGGCACACACGATCGACGGCGTCGATTGTTACGCGGGGCCGGACGCGCTGCCGGCCTTCCTCGCGCGCACCGACATCCTCGTCTGCCTGCTGCCGCTGACGGCGGCCACGCGCGGCATTCTCGACGCGCGCCTGTTCGCGGCGCTGCCATCGGGCGCGGCGCTCGTCAACTGCGGCCGCGGCGGTCACCTCGTGCAGGACGACCTGCTGGCCGCGCTCGACGACGGCCGCCTGTCGGCCGCCGTGCT
This genomic stretch from Massilia putida harbors:
- a CDS encoding GNAT family N-acetyltransferase, encoding MHKHDLEGAHRLSQSLRWPHRQQDWDFIHRLGMGFVAEADDTVVGTIMCWSHGSEFASIGMVIVSQEWQGHGIGRKLMSMAMGELGKRNIVLHSTDVGAKLYQGLGFGQTGAICQHQGSVFGTKLMALPPGERIRPLGSREDAALAALGARAAGMPRATVLAALREVAECVVIDRYDELIGYAMLRRFGLGYVIGPVVAPDIERAKALISHWTGTYAGAFVRIDVPASCGLGAWLDELGLLQVDTVTTMVRGEPPLPDGTVRQFAIVNQALG
- a CDS encoding 2-hydroxyacid dehydrogenase yields the protein MPRPIFLYKADPVRGAEWAECFERKAPELEFRQWPLDAEAERVRYLAAWEPPQDLARFPRLELVFSVGAGIDQFDFARVPPHLPVLRMVEPGIVDGMVEYATLAVLALHRDWPAYREQQRDRRWEAHRVRTAASRRVGVLGLGMLGRAVLDKLRGFGFPCAGWSRSAHTIDGVDCYAGPDALPAFLARTDILVCLLPLTAATRGILDARLFAALPSGAALVNCGRGGHLVQDDLLAALDDGRLSAAVLDVCDPEPPAPGHPFWHHPRIVLTPHIASMTQPGTAVDAVLDNIRRHRAGLALTGVVERQRGY